One window of the Penaeus monodon isolate SGIC_2016 chromosome 1, NSTDA_Pmon_1, whole genome shotgun sequence genome contains the following:
- the LOC119575256 gene encoding uncharacterized protein LOC119575256, whose product MTSSIISDELSRKIAEMISKHDDWSQEDKTRILSEYMKIFGEVWKEAVTVFNNGNGPGQSQPADEKEEARPEETAEDLEEAEIRHEGTLIAVTKKRKEYTAKIAALLGKTTRLQKNTVEVLKVDLPPRPPLEVDNNSSHLNANLASMLEASSCVLSENMNDLQPHNHRLTHLAEAMDVLTSNRNNPMEVLLSSCE is encoded by the exons atgacttcttCCATTATTTCCGATGAATTGTCCCGGAAAATCGCGGAGATGATTAGCAAGCACGACGACTGGTCGCAGGAAGACAAGACCAGAATTCTCTCGGAGTATATGAAG ATTTTTGGTGAGGTATGGAAAGAAGCAGTTACTGTATTCAACAATGGAAATGGGCCTGGTCAGTCCCAGCCAGCTGACGAGAAGGAAGAAGCTAGGCCAGAGGAAACAGCTGAAG ATCTGGAAGAAGCCGAGATCCGTCATGAAGGCACCCTTATTGCTGTCACCAAAAAGCGCAAAGAATATACAGCAAAAATTGCAGCACTGCTTGGAAAGACAACAAGACTTCAGAAGAATACAGTT GAAGTGCTGAAAGTGGATCTTCCTCCACGTCCTCCATTAGAAGTGGACAACAACTCCAGTCATCTCAATGCAAATTTAGCATCGATGTTGGAAGCTAGCTCCTGCGTACTGTCAGAAAACATGAATGACCTACAGCCTCATAACCACCGCCTCACTCACCTAGCTGAAGCCATGGACGTACTTACTTCCAATAGGAATAATCCCATGGAAGTGCTTTTATCCAGTTGTGAATAA